CAGGTCCACGGGCGACTGAATCCGATCCAGAATCGACACAGCTCCTCCTGGTGGTCCGGGCCGGCGCAGGCTGCTGCGCCGCGAAGCCCGGAATATAGCTACCGATCCCGCTCTACGGCGAATGCGAGCAGCTCGAACAGCGCAGGATCCGCGACACCCGCGTCGGTCAGCGCCCGTCGGGCCCCCGCGGCGGCATCCGCGGCGCGGTCGCGGGCCTCGTCCACGCCGAGCAACAGGGTGTACGTGGCCTTGGCGCTCGCGCGGTCCTTGCCGGCCGTCTTCCCGAGCACCTCGGCGGTCGCCGTCTCGTCCAGCACGTCGTCGTGGATCTGGAAGGCGAGGCCGAGCTGTTCGCCGGCGCTGCGGAAGGCCCTGAGCACGTGCGGCGCCGCGCCGGCGGCCAGCGCGCCCAGCGCCATGGACGCCGCCATCAGTGCGCCGGTCTTGCGCCGGTGCGTCTCGGTCAGCGCATCGAGCCGCTCCGCACCCGCGAGGTCGAGCCATTGCCCGCCTACCATGCCGGCGGCCCCGGCGGCATGCGTCAGCTCGTGGACCATGGCCGAGCGGGTTGGCGGGGGCAATGCGAGCGCGTCTGCGGCATGCAGGAGCTGGCGCACGGCGAGCGGGATCATGAACGCCCCCGCTACCGTGGCCCTGCGCGCGTCGAATGCGCGGTGCGCTGTGGGCCGGCCGCGACGCAGGTCGTCGTCGTCCATGCACGGCAGGTCGTCATGGACGAGCGAGTACGTGTGGATGATCTCGATCGCCGCG
Above is a genomic segment from Longimicrobiales bacterium containing:
- a CDS encoding polyprenyl synthetase family protein, encoding MKARPALLGVERAAADAALVAAARALLDGVPPLLAEPVRYALAGDGKRLRPILCAMSYRALGGTSDAIHQVGAAIEIIHTYSLVHDDLPCMDDDDLRRGRPTAHRAFDARRATVAGAFMIPLAVRQLLHAADALALPPPTRSAMVHELTHAAGAAGMVGGQWLDLAGAERLDALTETHRRKTGALMAASMALGALAAGAAPHVLRAFRSAGEQLGLAFQIHDDVLDETATAEVLGKTAGKDRASAKATYTLLLGVDEARDRAADAAAGARRALTDAGVADPALFELLAFAVERDR